A genomic window from Syntrophorhabdaceae bacterium includes:
- a CDS encoding RHS repeat-associated core domain-containing protein, producing the protein AVINQYRYDPFGNIINQSETIPQPFTFVGQYGVMTEPNGFYYMRARYYDPQVGRFISEDPIGFDGGDVNL; encoded by the coding sequence GGCAGTAATCAACCAGTACCGCTACGATCCCTTCGGGAACATCATTAATCAATCGGAGACCATCCCCCAGCCCTTCACCTTCGTAGGGCAATACGGCGTCATGACGGAACCCAACGGGTTCTACTACATGAGAGCACGATACTACGATCCCCAGGTGGGGAGGTTCATAAGTGAAGACCCCATAGGATTTGATGGAGGGGATGTGAACCT